CAGGGCTGGTCGTTTTCAGGGCTGTGGCGGATATTTCGTGAAGCACGTGATGGCAGTGGGGCCGGCAGCTGGGTCATGCTTGATCCCTAGCGCCGGGGCTCGGGGTCCGGCATGGCTTTTGGGGGTCCGCGGTGGTGGTCAGTGAGCTGGTGCGCGCAGAGCTTCGACGGGTCGATTGGGCTTCGTTGAAGTGCGGCTGCGGCGATTCTGCGGAGCATGTGCCTCTTCTGATCGAGGCGATCATCACTGCCGAGACGCCCCGGGACATGATCGGATACACCCTCGATGATCACGTCGAGGGAGACACAATCATCTTCGAGTGCACTCCGCCCGCGGTTGGCGTGATCATGGCCGCGCTGGCGGGCGATCTCTCGACACTGGCCCGAGACGTGCTGCTGCAGACGTTGTTGTTCGTGGCCGCGGGCTCCAGCGACTATGAGCTGGATGCAGAAGGCGCGGGTCTGGGCGACAGATGCAGGCACCACGCTCAGGAGGGGTTCTGGGGGCTCGTCCAGATCGGGCTCACGGGTACCGCGGAAGACGCCGAAACGGTCGCCGACATCTGCGAGTACTTCAAGCTGGGCGGCGACAAAGCCGCCTTCTACCAGGCCGAGCTTCGCGACCGAATGCGCGCGAAGACCAAACGCGGGCGACACGTCTGAAGCTGTGAGGTCACGGTGGCTGTGCGAGGACGAGGGTTCGCAAGAGTGAGAAGGACGCTCGGCCGTATGACCGGCGTTTGATCAGTTTGATGCGTGTGACCTGGCCCTCGACGGCGCCTGAGCTCCAGGGCAGGGTGAGGCCGTTGACGACGGCGTCCCAGTCGTTCTGGAGGAAGGAGGCGAAGCCCTGGACCGGTGATGGCCCGTGGTCAAGGGCTCGTGTCATCCAGTGCGTGAGGTCGTGACCTCGGCGTTCGCGAGCGATGGCACTGAACTCATGGGCGAGGTCGCGGGCGGTGGCCAGGTCGGGGCAGGCGATCCAGGATGCGGTCGAGCTGATCGCGCTGGCTGTCGGTCAGGGAGTCGGGGTGGCGCATGATCCAGGTCGTGATCCGGCGGGGACTGGGAATCGGCCGCGGTGGTTCGGGGGCGGCGGTGCCGGCACGGAGGGTCGCGATGTACTTGGTGACCACGACGCGACTGCCGCGGTAGCCGCGTTCGCGAATCTCACGGAACAGGGCCGCGGCGTTGGTCGCGCCACCAAGGAAGCGTTGTTGCAGGTAGGGCTTGAAGCGGTTGATGTGGCCGTTGGGGCGGCGCTCGCGTGCGGAGGCGAGGATCTGCTCGAGGTCGGTGGTCAGGTAGTGGCGTACCGTCTTGCGGTCCCGGCCCAGGCGGTCGGCGATCGCGCTGATCGTCCAGCCGCGTTCGCGCAGCTGGTGGATGTCGGTGTGCCACTGGCGGACGCGGGCCAAGAGCTGCCCGTCTGGTGGGTCGCTCGACTCCGGTGGCCCAATCAGCGCCGCCAGGGATACGGGGTTCGACGGCCCCTGGCGCTGGTCCAGAACGTCGATCTCGGCGTCTTTGCGCAGGCAGACGCGGTGCTGGTGGGCGGTTCGTTCGACGGCACGGGCGAGCGAGTGCAGCAAGTGCCACCTGTCTGCCACCTGGATCGCGTCGGGTGCCGCGCGGGCGGCGGCCTGGCTGAAGGTGCTGCACCGGTCCCGGCAGATCACCCTGATCTCGGGATGGTCGGCGAGCCAGGAGGCCACGGTGTCCGCGGTGCGGTCGGGCAGCAGGTCGATCGGCCGCCGGGTTTCGACGTCGATCAGCACGGTCCCGTAGGTGGCGCCCTTGCGGAACGCGAACTCGTCGATGCCCAGGACCGTGACCTGGCCGGACGGCGGGTCCGGCAGTCGCCGGAGTTCCCCAAGGATCACGTCCCGGCTCGTCCGCACCGGCAGGTAGGCGGCGAGCCGGGCACCGGCCCGGCCACCGACGGCCAGTCCGATCGCCTGCACCATCCGGGCGAGGGATGTGGTCCGGCGCCGGTACCGCATGGTCAGGCCCGGGACCTGCTCCGCCATGGTCCGGCGGGAGCACAGGCCGTTGTCACAGAAGAATCGGCGGATCCGCAGCCGTAGCAGCACCCGCCGCCCGCCCAGCGGGCGGTCGGCCAGGCGTCGCGTGTACGTGCTGTGCACGCGCGAAGCGGTCACGCCGCACGAGGGGCACGTCACCGTCGGCTGCCGAGCATGCAGATCGATCCACACAGCATCCCCAACGACGCATATCGCATCGATGCCCAACCCCTCGACGTCGGGCCACACCAGATCCCAGAACTGTTCGTCCCCCACGAACACCATGCTGAGGAACGGGCATCAAGGACTACACGGGATGTTTAGAACTGACCGTCACGAAATATCCGCCACAGCCGTTTTCGGATCAGGCACGAATTCCGTGAGTGAACTCGTCAACTCGCGTCGAGGCAGATCGGCGGTGGCGACCAGGTCATCACACCGCACCACGGTCCCAGACAACGCCACGTCACCAAGGCCGAACCACTCTGATCGTCCTCACGGAATTCGTGCCCGATCCCTGACGAAGCCGACCTAGCCAGAGAGGACATCGACCGCATCCAGGCCCGTGCGTTCGCCGCAGCCGGGCTCTTGGCCGACGCCACCAGAGACAACGGGGGCAGTACTCGCGTACTACCCCGCTCGTACCCGCGCAGGAGCCCGCGCTGAGAGAGCCGACGACTGGATGACCTGCCGGGACGGAGACCAGGGTTGTCTATTCTTCGATCCTGGTCCCGTACGGGCGCTGGGTGGTAGGGACGTTGGCGGCCCTCCCTACAGATGGCGGGGGAGGGGGACTGAGCAGGGCGGGACCCAGCGCACGCCCTGGCGGCCGGAAGGGTCCAGGGCGGCGAGCCGGCGGGTCTGGGGTGCGGCTGCTGTCTGCGAGACACAGGGTGAGCAGCGGGCCTTCGAGTGTGTCGGTGTCGGGTACGGCCCCGATGTAGTGAGCCACCGCTTCCAGGACGGGAACCAGGTCGGGGTATTCCTCACCGGATGCAGCGAGCCGTTCCTGCACTACATCCCACCAGGGGTGCGGAAGCTTCGGCTCAGTGTGGGAGAAGCCTGGCTCGAACTCCTCGGTGCGCTGCCCATCTCGCCAGTGGGCGAAGCAGTTCATGCCGTCCCCGCCCCGCAGCAGAGACAACACTTCGGTGCCTTGCGAGAGCGCGCTGAGGGGTCCTGGGCGAGAGCCGTCTCCGCCTACGTCCTCAAAGCAGAAGGTTCATTCTCCGAGCTCGCCGACGCGCAGCACCGTGCCATTGTCCCGCAGGGCCATGTCGTAGAGGTCGCTTGCTTCGGTGTGGGCGAGCGTTCGCGCGCGGTCGGGTTCTGCCCCATAGCGGCGCAGCACTTCGGGCGGCGCAAGGCTCTTGGTGAACGTCACACACCAAAGGGGGTAGCGCGGGCTGGTAACCCAGTCCCAGTGATCGCCGATCACGGCGACTCCTCTTCTGGGCCCGGCGTGCCCCCTGCCGCGACTGGGGGCACCCCGGGCTCCAGGGTTCAGTTAGTTGACGGCGTAGACGTTGTACTTCTCGGTGTCGAGGACGCGGTCCCTCTGCACGTATCGGCCAAGGGCCAGGCCGGTGTTGCTGTTGTCGACGTGCCCGCGGGCGCAGGGCTCATTGCCGGTGACCGGCTTGTCCGCCCGCGCCTCGTAGATCATCCACTGCCCGTTCTCGAACAGCGGGACGATATCAGCGCACAGTGCGCCGTTCGTGCCTCCCTCGAAGGACCGTGCGAACGGGAACTCGTCGCACGAGTCGTTCGGGACCACGTCGTCCATGTAGACGAAGGGGTCGGAGCTGTTGCTCCCGCAGGTGTACTCGCGCCGCGAGGTAGCCGCGGCTTCACTCGGTTCACGGGTCAGGGGTGCACCGTCGCGCAGTGCGTTCTGGGCCCACCCGTAGGTGGCTGCAGCGCCGCCGAGCTCGGTGAGCGAGAACTCGAAGTTGGCGCGGACGTCCGGGACAACGCAGCCGGGGTTGGCGCCGACCTCATTGTCGCAGCGGATGGGCCAGGGGTTGTCCCAGTTTATATTGGGCTGGGTGGGAATGGCACCCGTGGCGACCACATACATGTGGTGCTTGGAGGTGACGTTGGTCCGGGTTCCGGAAGCAACGGGGGTGCTGTAGGTGACCGTTCCGGTCGCCGTACCACCCAAGCCAAGACTCTTCGTCCCGTCCCACGGGCGGGCGTCGGTCATGCCGCAACCCCCGG
The sequence above is drawn from the Streptomyces sp. NBC_01465 genome and encodes:
- a CDS encoding transposase — encoded protein: MSSTASWIACPDLATARDLAHEFSAIARERRGHDLTHWMTRALDHGPSPVQGFASFLQNDWDAVVNGLTLPWSSGAVEGQVTRIKLIKRRSYGRASFSLLRTLVLAQPP
- a CDS encoding ISL3 family transposase is translated as MVFVGDEQFWDLVWPDVEGLGIDAICVVGDAVWIDLHARQPTVTCPSCGVTASRVHSTYTRRLADRPLGGRRVLLRLRIRRFFCDNGLCSRRTMAEQVPGLTMRYRRRTTSLARMVQAIGLAVGGRAGARLAAYLPVRTSRDVILGELRRLPDPPSGQVTVLGIDEFAFRKGATYGTVLIDVETRRPIDLLPDRTADTVASWLADHPEIRVICRDRCSTFSQAAARAAPDAIQVADRWHLLHSLARAVERTAHQHRVCLRKDAEIDVLDQRQGPSNPVSLAALIGPPESSDPPDGQLLARVRQWHTDIHQLRERGWTISAIADRLGRDRKTVRHYLTTDLEQILASARERRPNGHINRFKPYLQQRFLGGATNAAALFREIRERGYRGSRVVVTKYIATLRAGTAAPEPPRPIPSPRRITTWIMRHPDSLTDSQRDQLDRILDRLPRPGHRPRPRP
- a CDS encoding NucA/NucB deoxyribonuclease domain-containing protein, producing the protein METKPLTDLKALPVAAKAIAANDSCDSTQPGTFTATRLDICLNGMEVTYTLLSDKGAVLGTGLMNVESSMTLSASKTSWDETTTVKVVSVTGDVKTLNISYDVACTGGCGMTDARPWDGTKSLGLGGTATGTVTYSTPVASGTRTNVTSKHHMYVVATGAIPTQPNINWDNPWPIRCDNEVGANPGCVVPDVRANFEFSLTELGGAAATYGWAQNALRDGAPLTREPSEAAATSRREYTCGSNSSDPFVYMDDVVPNDSCDEFPFARSFEGGTNGALCADIVPLFENGQWMIYEARADKPVTGNEPCARGHVDNSNTGLALGRYVQRDRVLDTEKYNVYAVN